The proteins below are encoded in one region of Bacillus vallismortis:
- the kinA gene encoding sporulation histidine kinase KinA: MEQDTQHVKPFQTKTDIHAVLASNGRIIYISANSKLHLGYLQGEMIGSFLKTFLHEEDQFLVESYFYNEHHLMPCTFRFIKKDHTIVWVEAAVEIVTTRAERTEREIILKMKVLEEETGHQPLSFEKHEIEPASPESTTYITDDYERLVENLPSPLCISVKGKIVYANSAMLSMLGAKSKDTIIGKWSYEFIEEEYHDIVKNRIIRMQKGMEVGMIEQTWKRLDGTPVHLEVKASPTVYKNQQAELLLLIDISSRKKFQTILQKSRERYQLLIQNSIDTIAVIHNGKWVFMNESGISLFEAATYEDLIGKNIYDQLHPCDHEDVKERIQNIAEKKTESEIVKQSWFTFQNRVIYTEMVCIPTTFFGEAAVQVILRDISERKQTEELMLQSEKLSIAGQLAAGIAHEIRNPLTAIKGFLQLMKPTMEENEHYFDIVFSELSRIELILSELLMLAKPQQNAVKEYLNLKKLIGEVSALLETQANLNGIFIRTSYQKDSIYINGDQNQLKQVFINLIKNAVESMPDGGTVDIIITEDEHSVHVTIKDEGEGIPEKVLNRIGEPFLTTKEKGTGLGLMVTFNIIENHQGAIHVDSQPEKGTAFKISFPKK, from the coding sequence GTGGAACAGGATACGCAGCATGTTAAACCATTTCAAACAAAAACCGATATTCATGCAGTCTTGGCCTCTAATGGACGCATCATTTATATATCTGCCAACTCCAAACTGCATTTGGGCTATCTCCAAGGAGAGATGATCGGATCATTCCTCAAAACGTTCCTGCATGAGGAAGACCAATTTTTAGTTGAAAGCTACTTTTATAATGAACATCATCTGATGCCGTGTACCTTTCGTTTTATAAAAAAAGATCATACGATTGTGTGGGTGGAGGCTGCAGTAGAAATTGTGACGACAAGAGCTGAGCGGACAGAACGGGAAATCATTTTGAAAATGAAAGTTCTTGAAGAAGAAACAGGCCATCAACCCCTAAGCTTCGAAAAACATGAAATCGAGCCTGCAAGCCCGGAATCGACTACATATATAACAGATGATTATGAACGGTTAGTTGAAAATCTCCCGAGTCCGCTATGCATCAGTGTCAAAGGAAAGATCGTCTATGCAAACAGCGCGATGCTTTCAATGCTGGGAGCGAAAAGCAAGGATACTATTATTGGCAAATGGTCCTATGAATTTATTGAAGAAGAATATCACGATATCGTGAAAAACAGGATTATACGAATGCAAAAAGGAATGGAAGTCGGAATGATTGAACAGACGTGGAAAAGGCTTGATGGCACACCTGTTCATTTAGAAGTGAAAGCGTCCCCGACCGTCTACAAAAACCAGCAGGCTGAACTGCTGCTGCTGATCGATATCTCTTCAAGGAAAAAATTCCAAACCATCCTGCAAAAAAGCCGTGAACGATATCAGCTGCTCATTCAAAATTCAATCGATACCATTGCGGTGATTCACAATGGGAAATGGGTGTTTATGAATGAGTCGGGAATCTCACTGTTCGAAGCAGCTACCTATGAGGATTTAATTGGCAAAAACATATATGATCAGCTGCACCCTTGCGATCATGAGGATGTAAAAGAGAGAATTCAAAACATCGCCGAGAAAAAAACAGAATCAGAAATTGTCAAGCAATCCTGGTTTACCTTCCAAAATAGGGTCATCTATACCGAGATGGTCTGCATTCCGACGACCTTTTTTGGTGAAGCGGCAGTCCAAGTCATTCTTCGAGACATTTCTGAGAGAAAACAAACAGAAGAGTTGATGCTGCAATCGGAAAAATTATCAATCGCAGGGCAGCTCGCGGCGGGAATCGCCCATGAGATCCGCAACCCGCTGACAGCGATTAAAGGGTTTTTACAGCTGATGAAACCGACGATGGAAGAAAATGAACACTACTTTGATATTGTGTTTTCTGAACTCAGCCGCATCGAATTAATACTCAGTGAGCTTCTCATGCTGGCGAAACCCCAGCAAAATGCCGTTAAAGAATATTTGAACCTAAAAAAATTAATTGGTGAGGTCTCGGCCCTGTTGGAAACGCAGGCGAATTTGAATGGCATTTTTATCAGAACAAGCTATCAAAAAGACAGCATTTATATAAACGGTGATCAGAATCAATTGAAGCAGGTATTCATTAATTTAATTAAAAATGCGGTTGAATCAATGCCTGACGGAGGAACAGTAGACATTATCATAACTGAGGATGAGCATTCTGTTCATGTCACGATCAAAGATGAAGGAGAAGGCATACCTGAAAAGGTGCTGAACCGAATTGGTGAACCATTTTTAACGACAAAAGAAAAAGGCACGGGGCTTGGGCTGATGGTTACATTTAATATCATTGAAAATCATCAGGGAGCCATCCATGTAGACAGCCAGCCGGAAAAAGGCACAGCGTTTAAAATTTCATTTCCAAAAAAATAA